ATGATAAAGGGGAATCTTTGGGAGAATCAAGAAATTATGTTCAAAGACCGCTCCTAACTACTGAAGAACTAGGAAGATTACCGGACCATCAATCACTTGTATTTATGAGAGGTAAAAAGCCAATGAAACTAAATAAAGCTTTTTATACTCAATTAGATCAACTTAACTCAATGGTTGATAAACCAACAAATCTATATGATTATGAAGCTCCTTTAAGAAATGATTATGAGGTTTTTGTGCCTGGAGAAGTTAAGATAAAAGACAAGAAAGAAGCAGCTGCAACCGCTGATCCGGCAGCTGAAGAAATAACGGATAGTGAACAGCTAGAAATGAAGGAGAAAAATAAATCATTGGTTGCTGTTGCAGCGGATCCACTAGATGAAAACCCGGATAAACAGGATAATCAGGAAGTTGATGGATTTGAAATTTAATCAACTATACCTAAAAGGGAGGAATGAAAAACATGATTACCGAATGGATAAATGATTACCTTATTGATTGGATGGAAGGCATGCTGCAAGGAGCCTGGAAACTGATAGAAAAATTCACCCTATCCGAAACAAACTTTTCAGAAACTGGAGTTATAGGGGAGGTGCAACAATGGTTTTTAATTTCTTCGATTAGTATCACTACTTTATTTATTATTTTCAACCTTATGAAGCAAATGACCGCTATGTTAGGAGGTTATACAAACAGATCCATTACAGAAATAGTTATGAAAGGAATCTTTGGTGTTACCTTTGCTTACGCTGCCCCCTGGCTTCTCATTAACATCCTGTTAAAAGTAGCAAACGCCTTTACTGCTGTTTTTATAGCAAAGGGAATAAATATTGACTCACTTAAAAAGATCATGGATATTACTAACGATGTTTCAACGGCTATGGTTTGGTGTTTGTTGGCTATGTGTATTGCTTTTGTATGGCTCATGTTCCAATACATTATAAGATGGGCGCAATTGATTATTTTATGGGTTATGGCTCCTTTAGCAGCCTCCACAATGGTTAATGAAGAAATGAACGTTTTCCCTGCATGGTGGAGAGAGGCCGCTGCTATTGCATTTATGCAGCCGCTCCAGGTTATGATCCTATACTTTGTTGTAAACCTTGTGGGGAGCGCTCAAAAAATGGAGGATATGTTTTTAGCTTTAGGATTAATGTTTGTTGTGATTGTATCCCCTTCCTGGTTACGAAAATTCCTTTATTCAACTGGAGCAGGAAAAAGCATGATAAGCGCGGCAGGGGGAGCCGGAAAAATGGCTATGATGAAACTAATGTATAAACGATAGGAAGGGATGTTTACATGTTAAAGCATTTTAAAAAAGATCTTAAAATACTTGCGGTGATTATCGTTGCTTCTTTGCTTATGGCCTTGATTGTAACAGCAACCCTTAACAAAATTTATGTAGAAAGTGAACCCGAAATATCCAGGGCGGCAAATGAAGCTGCCCCGGATCCTTCTATAACTATGGAGGATGTTAAACAGGTAAAAGAATATACCAGGGATTTCTTTTTAACCTTTGAGGAAGGTAAATCAATAAAAGAAAAGCTCTATAATGAGCTAACATTCCAATACTTCAGCAAAGACTTTTTAGAGAATCAATTTCCCGCTGATAAAAGCGCTTTGTTTTTTAAATACAGATGGAACTTTGTAAGCGAAACAACCGGACTAAACGAACAGCAGAAACCTACAGTAATCAAAACGGGAGCGGTAAAGAGCTTTGAGATAGAGGAAATACAAAAAGACAACGTTAATCAAACTATAACTGCTTATGTACGAATGGATCTATTAAACCCTAATCAAAGGCATTGGATAGAGTGGAGGAATATACCGGGGGAAGGATGGAAAATAAACGCCCTATCCTTTGTCGGATCTATAGAATCATTAAATCAACCGCTCTCACCTAAAAAATATTAACGAGAATTGCATCTAACGGCCAACTACCCACGAAAACAAAAGTAATTCGCTTGTATGGCGTTTCTCTGCATCATAAAATAAGCCCCGCGCTATAATAGCCGGGGTTTTCCTTATGTATTGGATTAATAAATTAAAAACCTCGCCCTACTCACGGTTTGAACTAAAAATTTATATAAGCCGAAAACGAAACACCTTGATATGCCTGGAGTGAACAGAAAAACCCACCTCGCCTCACGCTTTTAAAAACCCCACTCGACTCACGGTTTTGAAAGTAAGGGGGGTAACATTAAAAAGGCCTGGAGGATCTACCCTCTAGGCCTTTTATTAAGTATCTATCTTATATACTGAAATTCTCTAATGATTTTTCTATCATTTCATCATTTATTCCAATGTATCTTAATGTAATGCTTGGTGCTGAATGTCCAAACAATTCCTGGAGCATAGCAACGTCTTTATAATTCTGATAATAATGATAACCAAACGTTTTTCTTAATGAGTGAGTGCCTATTTCATCTAAATCCAACTCTTTAGCAGCCTTATTTAAAATGCGGTAAGCTTGGACCCTTGTTATATGGCCGTTATTCTTTCCGGTCCTTTTCCTGGAAGCAAACAGCCAATCGTTATCATCTAATTTTGTTCTGTCTACATATTCTTCAATAACTTCTCTGATATGCAACGATAAAGGAACCCGCTTATTTTTCTCTGACTTTTCATCCTTAAAAATAATAGCCTTCTTCCGGTAAACGTCACTTACTTTTAATTTTACTAGGTCACCGATCCGTAACCCGACATTAATTCCCATTTCAAAAAGGAAATAGTCTCGATATGATTTTAATTTTAAATGCTCTCTCATTTCTTCAATTTTTCCCCGGTCCCTAATTGGTTGAACAGTTTTACTCATTTAATTTTGACCCCCACGTTTTAAATTCATTTTGTTACATTCAATGTACTTTTATTATACAATACGATACATTCACAAGACAAGGTTTTTTTATTATTCTTGTTATTCTTCTCAAACCCGCGCCACTACTGGATTTGCGCTATTTCGCCCTATTTTCGCCTATGTATCAAAAGATATGTTTTGATACATTCACTTATTTTAAGAAGGAAAACTCCATAACTGAGAGAATTATAATGTTATAATCCTATGCGTTATAAAACCTAAGAAGGGAGCGGGGAATTATGGACGAATTGCAAACGGAATATGAAAGAATGTACTCTCCGGGAGAAGTAGCGTTACACATAGAAATAGAAAGGCAAACCGTAACTAAGTATGCTCGACTGTTTGAAAATAACGGTTATAACTTCCATAAAGACGAAAAAGGGAATCGCCTGTATTCTGATACAAACGTTTTAATGTTTAAGGATCTTATCAATAAGCGGAATAAACCCGGCATGACTCTTGAAGCGGCCGCAAAGTCTTTAACAGACATATATAAAAGCAAGTCTGTAACTGATACCGTTTCAAATGATTCTGACGAAAAAGCGAATTATGCTGCCATTATGGAAAAGCTGGAATCATTAGAGGAAAAATTCAATGAACAAAAGGAGTTTAATAAAAATTTAGTGCTGGAGCTGCAAGCAAGCGAAAAACGCACCAAAACCCTTATAAACAATAAAGTTGAATCTATGCAGCAATCATTATCGGAACATGACCGCATAAGACAAGAGCAATTAGAAAAAGACTTAGAGCGTTATAGGCTG
This DNA window, taken from Halobacillus naozhouensis, encodes the following:
- a CDS encoding conjugal transfer protein TrbL family protein, encoding MITEWINDYLIDWMEGMLQGAWKLIEKFTLSETNFSETGVIGEVQQWFLISSISITTLFIIFNLMKQMTAMLGGYTNRSITEIVMKGIFGVTFAYAAPWLLINILLKVANAFTAVFIAKGINIDSLKKIMDITNDVSTAMVWCLLAMCIAFVWLMFQYIIRWAQLIILWVMAPLAASTMVNEEMNVFPAWWREAAAIAFMQPLQVMILYFVVNLVGSAQKMEDMFLALGLMFVVIVSPSWLRKFLYSTGAGKSMISAAGGAGKMAMMKLMYKR
- a CDS encoding tyrosine-type recombinase/integrase, which gives rise to MSKTVQPIRDRGKIEEMREHLKLKSYRDYFLFEMGINVGLRIGDLVKLKVSDVYRKKAIIFKDEKSEKNKRVPLSLHIREVIEEYVDRTKLDDNDWLFASRKRTGKNNGHITRVQAYRILNKAAKELDLDEIGTHSLRKTFGYHYYQNYKDVAMLQELFGHSAPSITLRYIGINDEMIEKSLENFSI